In the Stakelama saccharophila genome, GACCGATACCGGCCTGGTCATGCCGTTTCATCTTTGCCATCCCAAACAGGGTTGATCCCATGGAAACCATTCTCCCCGCATCGCTAGTCGATCTCGCCAGAAAGGTCGTCGAGACCAATCGCGAGGCCGGCCGCCGCATCGCCGTCGCCGAAAGCTGCACCGGCGGCCTTGTCAGCGCCGCGCTTACCGAGATTCCGGGATCGTCCGACGTGTTCGAAGCCGGATTCATCACCTATTCGAACGAAGCGAAACGCGAACTGCTCGACGTCAGCCTCGATTTGCTGGAAACGTTCGGCTCGGTGTCGGTGGCGGTCGCCTGGGCGATGGCGCAGGGCGTTCTCGACGAAACCGAAGCCGATGTCGCCGTCGCGGTCACCGGGATCGCCGGGCCGGATGGCGGCACCGAAAAGAAGCCGGTCGGAACGGTGGTTTTCGCGCGTGCGAAAAAGGGCGCCGACCCCAAGGAAGTCATTGCCGATTCGCGCAATTTCGATGACGAGGGGCGCGGCTCGGTGCGGCTTCAGGCCGCGTTGTGCGCGCTGGAACTGCTGATGCCGGGTTCGGAACCGCTCTCGCCCTCGGACGGTGCGCCGTAAAGCTCTGCCGCCCGCGTTTCGAACGCACCGATCATCTTCCTGAGCGCGCGGTCGAACACCTGACCGGCCAGCATTTCGAACATGCGGTTCTTGAAGGCGAAGTCGACGCAGAAATCGACGCAGCAGCCGCCTTCCCCGTCGGGCCGGAATTTCCAATCATTGTTGAGATATTTGAGCGGCCCGTCGAGATAGTCGACATGGATATGTTCCGGCCGCTCCTTCTGCACCTTCGACGTAAAGGTCTCGCGCAAGCCCTTGAATCCGACGATCATGTCGGCAACCATTTCGGTGTCGCCGTTCGAGCGGACGCGGATCGCCGTCACCCAGGGCAGGAACTCGTCATAACGGCCGACATCGGCCACCATGTCGAACATCTGTTCCGGCGTATAGGGAAGATGGCGCGTTTCGGAGTGCTTCGGCATGATATGGCGCGCGTCAGGCCCCTGCCCTGGCGAGCTTCGCCTCCCGCGCGGCCTGCATCTTCTCGAAGTCGTCGCCGGCATGATAGCTCGACCGCGTCAGCGGAGAAGACGCCACCATCAGGAACCCTTTGGCCCGCGCGATGCTGGCGAAAGCGTCGAATGCCTGCGGCGTGACGAAATCCATCACCTTGGCATGCTTCGGCGTCGGTTGGAGATACTGACCCATGGTCAGGAAATCGATGTCGGCCGAACGCATATCGTCCATCACCTGATGCACTTCCAGCCGTTCCTCGCCCAGGCCCAGCATGATGCCGGACTTGGTAAAGATCGACGGATCGAGCGCCTTGACCTTTTCCAGCAGGCGCAGCGACGCATAATAACGCGCGCCGGGGCGAATCGTCGGATAGAGGCGCGGCACCGTCTCCAGATTGTGGTTGAACACGTCCGGACGCGCCTCGACGATCATCTCCAGCGCGGCATCGACCTTGTTACGGAAATCGGGCGTCAGGATTTCGATCGTCGTATCCGGCGCTTGGGCACGTAACGCCTCGATCACCTTGACGAACTGCCGCGCGCCGCCATCGGGCAGGTCGTCACGATCGACCGAGGTGATGACGATGTGCTTCAGGCCCATCTGCACCGCGACATCGGCGACGTGCTGCGGCTCCTTGGGATCGACCATGCGCGGCATGCCGGTCTTCACATTGCAGAAGGCGCAGGCGCGCGTGCATGTGTCGCCCAGGATCATCACCGTCGCGTGCTTCTTGGTCCAGCACTCGCCGATATTGGGGCACGCCGCCTCTTCGCAGACGGTGGCGAGGTTCTTTTCGCGCATCAGGCGCTTGGTTTCCGCAAAGCCGGCGGAGGTCGGCGCCTTGACGCGGATCCAGTCCGGCTTGCGCTGGCGTGGTGGTCGGGCGAGGTCGGTGACGTCGTTCATGGCCCACCAAATAGCGATCCTCGCGCCCCCTTGCCACCCCTGCTGCACGCGCTATCAACAAACGCCATGGACGGATTTGCAAGCCTGCTCGATGGATATCGTCGTTTTCGCGGCGGGGATTACCAACGCCAGCACGAACGTTGGATCGAACTGCGTGAGGGCCAGTCGCCCCAGGTGATGGTGATCGCCTGCTCCGACAGCCGGGTCGACCCCGCGCTGATCTTCGACGTGTCGCCGGGGGAGATCTTTTCGGTTCGCAACGTCGCGAACCTGGTGCCGCCCTATGAAGAGGGCGGCGGGCGGCACGGCGTCTCGGCGGCGCTAGAATTCGCCGTGACCCAGCTCGAGGTGCCCAATGTCGTGGTCATGGGACATGGCTCGTGCGGCGGGTGCCAGGCGGCACTGTCGCGCGGGTTCAAGAATGCCCCCGAAGGCGAAGGCGGGTTTATCTCCCACTGGGTCGACATGCTCGACGAGCCGCGCGACCGCATCGTCGCGCAATATGGCGACGGGCCGGAAGCCGCGCGCGAGCTGGAGCTGGAAACCGTGCGCATTTCGCTCCGCAACCTGCGCAGCTTCGCTTTCGTCAAGGAGCGCGAAAACGCTGGAAAGCTGGCGCTGCACGGCGCTTATTTCGCGATCCGAGACGGTGTGCTGCACGTCATGAACGACCGGGGCAAATTCGCGCCGGCCTGAGCCGGCCCACCTTTCACGCGTCATTCCGACGAAAGTCGGGATCCATTCTGCGCTCCGTCGGTGTTTCGGACCGAATGCGAATGAATCCCGAATCAGTTCAGGATGACGACGGAGGTTCAGAACGAAGGGGCCGCGAAGCCACCATGGCGACGACCCTGCCTTTCCTTCATCCGGCGTCGGGAGCGACCACCGCATCGACGTCCTTCTTCGCAGCGGGCGTCCCCTGCCCCGGCTGCTCGACGATGCGGATGTTGAGTTCGCGCAACTGCTTCGCCGACACCATCGACGGTGCGCCCATCATCAGGTCTTCCGCGCGCTGGTTCATCGGGAAGGTCACGACCTCGCGGATATTGGGCTCGCCGGCCAGCAGCATCACCATGCGGTCGATGCCCGGCGCCGATCCGCCGTGCGGCGGCGCGCCGTACTTGAACGCGTTGATCATGCCGGAGAAGTTCTTGTCGACCTCCTCCTGGCTGTAGCCGGCGATCTCGAATGCCTTGTACATGATTTCCGGCCGGTGGTTCCGGATCGCGCCCGAGCTAAGCTCCACGCCGTTGCAGACGATGTCGTATTGATAAGCGAGGATGTCGAGCGGGTCCCTGGTTTCCAGCGCTTCCATCTCGCCCTGCGGCATCGAGAAAGGATTGTGGCTGAAATCGATCCGTTTCTCATCCTCGTCATATTCGAACATCGGAAAGTCGACGATCCAGCAGAATTCGAAGCGATTTTCGTCGACAAGGCCCAGTTCCTCGCCAACACGCGCGCGCGCCGCGCCGGCCAGTTTGGCCGCCTGCAATTCCTTGCCCGCGGCAAAGAACACGCCGTCATCGGGGCCGAGGCCGATCGCTTCGGCAAGCTTCTCCGTCGCTTCCGCCCCGTGATTCTTGGCGATGGGACCGCCGAACTCGCCGCCCTTGCGGGTGATGTAGCCAAGCCCGGCATGTCCCTCGGCACGCGCCCATTCGTTCATGTCGTCGAAGAACTTGCGGCTCTTTTCCGCCGTGCAGGGTGCCGGGATCGCGCGCACCACGCCGCCGCCCGCTACGATGCGGTCGAACAGGCCGAAGCCCGATCCCCTGAAATGCTCGGTTACGTCCCTGATCTCGATCGGGTTGCGCAGATCCGGCTTGTCCGAGCCGTATTTCAGCATCGCTTCCTTGTAGGGGATGCGACGGAACGGCAGCGCGGAGACCGAACGGTCGCCCGCGAATTCCTCGAACACGCCGTGCAGCACGGGTTCGATCGCGGCGAACACGTCGTCCTGGGTCACGAAGCTCATCTCGAAATCGAGCTGGTAGAATTCGCCGGGGCTGCGGTCGGCGCGCGCATCCTCGTCGCGGAAGCACGGCGCGATCTGGAAATAGCGGTCGAAACCGGCAACCATCAGCAACTGCTTGAACATCTGCGGCGCCTGCGGCAGCGCGTAGAACTTGCCGGGATGGACGCGGCTGGGAACCAGATAGTCGCGCGCGCCTTCGGGCGAACTGGCGGTCAGGATCGGCGTCTGGAACTCGGTGAAACCCTGATCGACCATGCGCCGGCGGATCGACGTGATGACGTCCGAGCGCAACTGGATGTTGCGGTGCAGCCGCTCGCGCCGCAGGTCGAGGAAGCGGTAGCGCAGGCGGATGTCCTCGGGATATTCCGCGTCGCCCGCCACCGGCATCGGCAGCTCCTGCGCCGCCGATTGCACGCTCGCCTCGGTCACGCGCACTTCCACCGCGCCGGTCGAAAGATTGGGGTTCACCGCATCCTCGTCGCGCGCGACGACCTTGCCCGCCACCGTCACGACCGATTCGTTGCGCAGGCTCTCGATCACCCCGAAGGCCGGCCCGTCGACCTCGGTCACGATCTGCGTCATGCCGTAATGGTCGCGCAGGTCGATGAAGACCAGGTCGCCGTGGTCGCGCTTCTTGTGGACCCAGCCCGACAGCCGGACTTCCTCGCCGACATGGCTGGCGCGAAGATCGCCGCAGGTATGGGTGCGGTAGGCGTGCATTATGCTTCTACTTCCTGTTGCTTGTCGCTCCGCTGAAATGCGGAAAAATCCCGGCGCCCGCGAATCCGCGTCAAGTGGTCCTTTGTCAACCCGCCCGCACGCGGTTATGGGAGAGGCATGCACATTCACGACCTGATCGAGGACAGCGCGTCCCTCGCCAACCTCTGCACGCGCCTGGCCCAGTCCTCCTTCATCACTGTCGATACGGAATTCATGCGGGAGAACAGTTACTGGCCGGAACTCTGCCTCATCCAGATCGCGGACGAAAACGAGGCGGCGGCCATCGATCCGCTGGCCACCGGCATCGACCTGACGCCGCTGCTCGACCTGATGGTCGACAACGCGGACGTGCTGAAGGTCTTCCACGCCGGCGGCCAGGATCTGGAAATCGTCTACAACATGACCGGCAAGACGCCCTATCCCCTGTTCGACACCCAGGTCGCCGCCATGGCGCTCGGCCAGGGTGAACAGATCGGCTATTCCAACCTGGTCGACGCCTATCTGGGAATCCAGGTCGACAAGGGCGCGCGCTTCACCGACTGGAGCCGCAGGCCGCTCGACAAGCGACAGCTCGATTACGCCATTGCCGACGTCACCCACCTGTCGAAGATCTTCCCCAAGATGCTGGCCAAACTCAAGAAAACCGGGCGCGGTGACTGGCTGAACGAAGAGATGGAACGCCTGGCCAATCCGGGCAACTATTACAACGATCCGGATCTCGCGTGGCGCCGGCTGCGCATCAACAGCCGCAAGGCCGACGTGCTGGGCCGGCTGAAGGCGCTCGGCCGCTGGCGCGAGTTGGAGGCGCAGAACAAGAACCTGCCCCGCGGCCGCATCGTCAAGGACGAAACGCTGGCCGATATCGCGTCCCACCCGCCGAGAAAGCAGTCCGATCTGCCCAAGGTCCGCGGCCTTTCCGGCGCGTGGGGCGGCAACGATATCGGTGCGCGCATGATGGTGGCGCTGTCGGAGGCGGAGCCGCTGGCACAGGACGAGATGCCGTCAAAGGGGGACCGCAAGCCCGCGCTGGGCAAGGACGGCGCGCTTGTCGCCGACCTCCTCAAGCTGCTGCTGAAAATCCGGTCGCGCGATATTTCCGTTGCATCCCGTCTGTTGGCCCGGTCGGACGATCTGGAGGCACTGGCCGCCGGGCAACGGGACAATTTGCCCGTCCTGCAGGGTTGGCGATACGAACAGTTCGGCCGCGATGCGCTGGCGCTGGTCGAGGGACGACTCGGCTTTACGGTGCGCGGCGGCAAGCTGAAGATGACCCGAACGGAGGAGGAAGCATGAAATCCGCAGCCGCGCTCGCACCGATAATCCTTGCCGTTACCGCCTGCGCGACGACCGCCTCGCCGCCACCGGCCGAACAGGCTCGGCCGACCCCGGACGCGGGTCAATGCGACGCCGGCGGCCTCGACGATCTCGTCGGGCAGCCGGCGAATGCGGAACTGGGCGCCAAGGCCCGGGACCGGGCGGGCGCCAGGACCATACGCTGGATCCAGCCCGGCATGGCGGTGACGATGGACTATCGTAGCGACAGGCTGAACATCCACCTCGATGGTCAGAATATGGTCGAACGCTTCAGGTGCGGATGAGGCGGAGCTCCCGCCCCATGGCGTCGGCCAGCGTCCGGTGCCGCCGTTCCACCGTCTCGCCATAGAAGACCGCGTCTTCGTCGTTCACGCAGAGCTGCAACGCACCACCGTCGATTTGCAGTGTGGAGTGCAGAAGCGGCCGCGCGAGTCCGCCGCTCCACCGCTGCCCCAGACGTAGCGCCAGTCCCCACAGGATCGCCTGTCGCAGGTCCCGCGAGGATGCCAGCGCGCCCAGCGGCTCGGGCGTATGCGCGCCGCCGCCGAAACAGGTATAGAGAGCCTGGGCCACCATCGCCCGCCCGCGCGCGTCGATCGCGACCCAGTTGCCGTGCAGGGCGATCTCCATGCCCCTTTCCGCACGGAAGTCCGGGTTGGCGGGCCAGGCGACGTCGGCGAGCAGGCAGGCCGCGAGCCGCAGCCGTTCCGTTCCGGCCTCCGCACCGGTGAAGATCGGCGCGATCCACCGGTCGAGCAGGTCGCCATGCTCGGGAAAGCGGCCCAGCCGCCGCCCCTCCTCCCGCGCGGCGACGATCAACGGGTCGTTCGCCTGCTGTTCGGGCTGCAACGCGCCGTAGAGCAGCCCCTCGCGCAGGCCGAAAGCGGACACGATCGTCCGGTCCGAACCAAGGTCCGCCAGCAGGATCGAGAGCAGCGCCGCCGCATCCCCCAGCATCGGCACCCGTCCGCTGGACAGGTGGGGAATCGCCTTCAGCTCTCCACCCGCCGTATCGGCGATGACACGCTGCAGTCGTGGAATATGGTCGATCGGCATGGAATAGCCGTGGATCACCGGCAGGGGATAGTTGCTGACATGCATGTCCAGACGCGCCAGCGCACGCCACGAACCGCCGACAAGATAGAAAGGAAGCCCGGCGCCCGCACCTCGCCATCCCGCATCGCCGAGAAGCCCGCGCGCATGCCTTTCCAGCGCCTTCTTGCCGCGCTCGCGCAAGGCCGCGATGCGTAGCACGCCCAGCGGAAACGACGCGCATTCGCCGACTGCACCGCCCCGCAGGCGGACGAGTTCCAGGCTGCCGCCACCGAGATCGCCGACGATGCCATCGGCTCCGGGTATGGCGGACAGGACGCCCCGCCCCGCCGCCGTCGCCTCTTCCACACCTGACAACAGGCGCACCTCAAGGCCCAGTTTTCGGCAATAGCCCGTCAGCTCCTCGCCATTGCTCGCATCCCGCACCGCGGCTGTTGCGACCGCGTGGACCGCGTCGACTTCCATCTCCCGCGCAAGGGCGGCGAAACGGGCAAGTGCCGGCTTGGCAATGGCGAGCGCTTCGGGCGCGATCGCCCCGCCCTCGGAAAGCCCGCGTCCTAGCCCCGCCAGCACCTTTTCATTGAACAGCACGCTGGGGGCGCGGCACGGGCCGCCATAGACGACCAGGCGGATGGAATTGGATCCGATGTCGATGATGGCGCTTCGAAGCGGCGCCGACGCCGCCTCCGGTTGCGGACGGGGAAATGCCAGCGCCGCGGTCGTCATGCCTTTTCGCTCCCGGCCGGGGGCGAATGGTGCGGCCGGCGCCGCAGCGACAGCTTCTTCGGCATCGATTCGCCGCTTTCCAGCGCCGCGCCCCGCCCGGACAGCGACGGATTGGTCATGAAATAGCGGTGCAGATTAAACGGGCGCGCGCCGGGATCGAAGCGTTCATAGGTTCCGTCCGGGTGCAGTTCCCAGCTCTGTTCACTGTCGATCAGATTGGCGACCATCACCTGGTCCAGCACCTGATCGTGCACCGTGGGATTGGTGATCGGCAGCATATATTCAACCCGCCGGTCGAAATTGCGCGGCATCCAGTCGGCCGAGGAAATGAATACATGCGCGCCATCGTTCGGCAGGGCCTCGCCGTTTCCGAAGGCATAGATGCGGCTGTGCTCCAGAAAGCGCCCGACGACCGACTTCACGTGAATATTGTCCGAAAGTCCCGGAACGCCGGGACGCAGGCAACAGATACCGCGCACCACAAGGTCCACCTCCACCCCGGCCTGACTCGCCTGATAGAGCTTTTCGATGATGGCGGGATCGACCAGCGAATTCATCTTGGCCCAGATCGCCGCCGGTTTTCCCGCCTTGGCATTGGCGATCTCCGTATCGATCAGGTTGGACAGGGTCTCGCGCATGCCGTGCGGAGAAATCGACGTGCATTCGAGCTGGGTCGGCTCGACATAGCCGGTAATGTAATTGAAGATCTGCGCCGCATCGCGTCCGATGCGAGGATCGGCGGTGAAATAGCTGAGATCGGTATAAATCTTGGCGGTCACCGGATGGTAGTTGCCGGTCCCGAAATGGCAGTAGCTGCGGAAGGAACTGCCTTCTCTGCGGACCACCATGGAGATCTTGGCATGGGTCTTCCACTCGATGAAGCCGTAGACCACCTGCACGCCGGCGCGTTCGAGCGCATTGGCCCAAAGCAGATTCTGCTCCTCGTCGAACCGCGCCTTCAGCTCGACCACGGCGGTGACGGATTTCCCGGCCTCCGCCGCGGCGATCAGCGCATTGATGACGGCCGACTGCTTGCCCGCGCGGTACAGCGTCTGCTTGATCGCGACGACATCGGGGTCCTGAGCGGCCTGTTTCAGGAAAGCGAGCACCACGTCGAACGTTTCGTACGGGTGGTGGACAACGATATCCTTGGCCCGGATCGCGGCGAAACAGTCTCCGCCATATTCACGGATGCGCTCGGGAAAGCGCGGACTGAACGGCGAGAATTTCAGGTCGGGGCGGTCTTCGTCCGACAGCGTGGAGAGGTCGCCGAGCGCCAGAAAGCCGCCGGTTTCCGTCATCGCAGTTTCGATATCGCCCAGTTCCTCCTTCAGGACGCCTTCCAGGACATGGCTGATATCGGTTTCCATCTCCAGCCGAATCACCCGGCCGCGCCGGCGGCGCTTGATCGCGCTGCGGAAATACAGGACCAGATCCTCGGCCTCTTCCTCGATCTCGATATCGCTGTCGCGCAGGATGCGGAACGCCGCCGACGATTTGACACGATATCCGGGAAAAAGCTGCGAGGAGAACCGCTTGATCAGCGTTTCCGCCGCGACATAGCGTGCGTTCGCCCCCGGCAGCCGCACGAAGCGAGCCGTCGTTGCCGGCAGCAGCACCAGTTCGCGCACCTCTACGCCGTCCGATTCCCGCTCTAGGTCGAAGATGACGCTCAGGCCCTTGTTGGGGATGAAGGGAAAGGGATGCGCCGGGTCCAGCGCCTGCGGTGTCAGGATGGGAAAGATCTGCTCGCGGAACAGGCGTTCCAGTTCGTCGGCAATGTCGCCGGTGATATCTTCCACGTCGAGAACGGCAATGCCTTCGCCGCGGACCTGCTGGCGTAGTTCCCGCCAGATCGCTTGCTGATCGTGCACCAGCCGGCTGACCTCTTCGACGATGGCCGAAAGCTGCTGGCCCGGCGTCAACCCATCGGCCGAACGCTGTTCCACCCCCTGGAGCTGTTGCCCCTTGAGGCCGGCCACGCGCACCATGAAGAATTCGTCGAGATTGGAACCCGATATCGACAGGAAGCCGATGCGTTCCAGCAGCGGGTGCGCCGTGTTGCTGGCTTCTTCCAACACGCGGCGGTTAAAGGCCAGCCAGGAAAGCTCCCGGTTGAACAAGCGATCATCCGACTCCGCCCGTTCGGTCGTGGCGCGGTTGGGAGCGGCGTAATTCATGCGGCCCTGTTCCTGCTAGTGATCAGCGGATATTTCATCGGAGTGCAGCCCGGCGTCCGCCAATGTGGCTCGTGCCACGGGGATCGACAAGCGGCGCCCCCGGCGGCCTTCCAGCCCGTCTTCCAGCGCATCCACAACGCGCCACAAAGCGACATAGCTGCGTTCCGTCCGCGCCGCGATCCAATCGACCACCTCGGGACGAACGACGATGCGCCGTCGTTCGAGATAGCGGTGCAGCAAATCGCGCATCAGGGCATCATCCGGATCGCCGATCCTGACGACCGGCGTTGCCGTCAATCGCGTGCGGAGATCCGACAATTGCACCTTCCATTCCGGTGGCGGCGCATCGGCGATCATCAACAGCGGCCGCCGATCCATCTGCGCCCGGTTCCAGGCGTGGAACAGCGCTTCCTCGTCCTCGCGTTCGGCGTCGTCGATCAGCGTGCCCCCGCTATGCGCGGCGAAGATACGGCCAAGCAAGCTGCGCCCCGATTTTCGCGGGCCTGCCAGAATGGTCGCCATCAACGGCCAGGAACCACGATGTTCCAGGTGGTGCACCGCCCGGGCATTGGCTTCGCCGACTACGAACTCGCCCTCGCTCGCATCGGCGGGCCAGCCGAGCGGGAGATCGAGTTGCGCCATCAGCCCCCGCCTTCTGTCCGCGTGATCCGCAGCGTGCCCGATCCGGCCTGAACTTGCCAGCCGCGCGATTCCAGCGCGGCACGGAGGGCGTCGATATTGCCGCTATATCGCACCTGCATGACCGACATTCCGCCGAGCGCGAGGCTGCTCGTCACTGCCGAGCGCACGCCGGGAATGGCGCGCAGCGCCGATTCGGTGGTGGTCACCGTCGTCGCGCCGGGGGTTTCGTACTGAATATTGATCGTGTTCGACGCCGCAGCCGGATTCGGCTCGGCGCCAGCAGCGTCGGGATCCGGAATCGTCTCGATGGCGGCTTCGTCCGTGGTCTCCGCCGGCTTCTCGTCCGTTTCGGCAGGACGAATCGCCAGCATCGGGTCCAGCCGGAGCACGCCGTCATTGAGCGCCTTCTGATAGGCCGCATCCAGGCGCTTCACCCCTTCATCGAGCAACGCATCCAGGCCGTCGGCGTTCTCCACGCGCAGGGAAAACCGGGTCAGCCGCTGATTGTCCGGTCCGTGGCCTGCGGTGAAGGTCGCAACGATGGGGCCGCCAGGCCACTGCCGGCGCAAGCGGACCTGCGGAACCAGGACATCCGTCGCGCCATATTGATCGAGGGTCGAACGCCACCAGCCGCGCCCGCGCCTCCCCACCTGCCCGGCGTTCAGGAGCAGCGGGTCCGGCCCCGTGCCGGCGGGACGGACATAATCGATCTTGCTGCCCGCCGTGCGAAAGCGGTTCCACGCATCCGTCCAGGCCGTATTGCGCTCGAACGCCGTACCCACGCCGCCCGACCATTGGAGCGGCACCAGCAGCATGGGTCGGGAACGTGCGATCCGGGTCGTGACGCCCAGCAGGCGCCCGGCACGCTCGCGACTGAACAGGATGCCCAGATCGGCGACGTACCGTTTCGGGCCGATTTCCTCGTGATCGACGACGACGGCTGCCACCACGCCGTTCAGGGCCGAATCGGAAAGGGAGCCGGCCTTGCCGGTCAAGCGCCGCGACAGCATCGCCCACCCCTTGCGCTGGGCGATTCGCCACCCGTCCTGTCGCGCCTCTTCGGAACCGTCGGCCGTGACGTCGACATGAATCCCGTTGACCTCGAAACTGTCGGAGATGGCCACCGGACCGTCTCGGTCGACGCGGACCGACTGCGCGAACAGCGCAGTCGCCCCCGCACCGAATGCGAGCGGCAGGACAATGCGCAAGGCTTTACGGAAACGCGGCTGGATCATTTGCCGTCTCTTTTGGCGAAGCGGGCGTGGAAATCCAAGCGTGATCTGGCTAGGGCCGTGCGCATGAGTGAAGAATACGGGCAGGAACGCCCCTATAGCTATGCCGGTGCCGGTGTCTCGATCGAAGCGGGAAACGCGCTCGTCCGCGCGATCGGCCCGCTCGCACGGGCGACGCGGCGCCCCGGCGCCGATGCCGATCTCGGCGGGTTCGGCGGCGTGTTCGATCCCAGGGCGGCGGGATTCACCGACCCGCTTCTGGTCGCGGCCAATGACGGCGTCGGCACCAAGCTGAAGCTCGCCATCCAGCACGATGCCCATGACGGAATCGGAATCGATCTCGTCGCGATGTGCGCCAACGACCTGATCGTGCAGGGCGCCGAGCCGCTCTTCTTTCTCGACTATTATGCCAGCGGCAAGCTGGACAACACGGTCGCCGAGCGTGTGGTCGCCTCGATCGCCGAAGGCTGCAAGCAGGCGGGCTGCGCGCTGATCGGCGGCGAGACCGCGGAAATGCCGGGGATGTACGCGGACGGCGATTACGATCTCGCCGGCTTCTGCGTCGGCGCGGTCGAGCGCGATGCGCTGCTCGACGGATCCAGGGCGGCGCCCGGCGACGTGATTCTGGGACTTGCATCGTCCGGCGTGCACTCGAACGGCTATTCGCTCGTACGCAAGCTTGCGGTCGACAAAGGCTGGCAACTCGACCGCCCTGCCCCGTTCGACCACGACCGCCTGTTGATCGACGCCCTGATGGCGCCGACGCGCATATATGTGAAATCGCTTCTGCCGCTGTTGCGTGAAAATCGTATCCATGCCTTGGCCCACATCACCGGCGGCGGGCTGCTCGAGAACATCCCGCGTGTGCTGCCCGACGGATGTCACGCAACGGTCGACGCCGACGGCTGGACGCAACCGCCGCTGATGGCCTTTCTGCAGGCAGAGGGCGCGATCGAACCCGAAGAACTCGCACGCACGTTCAACTGCGGCGTCGGCATGGCGGTGGTCGTCGCTGCCGACGATGCAGAAACGGTCGCGGATGCGCTGCGCGCGACGGGCGAGACAGTGTTCCCGATCGGCAGCATCGGCAGTGGCGACAAGGGCTGCACCGTTCGCGGCAGTGCTGGCACCTGGAACGCCGATGCCGACTGGTCCGCCACGCACCATGGCTAAACACCGCGTCGGCATCCTGCTTTCGGGCCGTGGATCGAACATGGCGGCGCTCGTCGAGGCGTCGCGCGCCGGGGATTGCCCGTACGAGGTGGTGCTCGTCGCGAGCGACAAGCCCGAGGCGCCGGGCCTCGCCTGGGCGCGCGAGAACGGTGTCGCGACCTTTGCCCAGTCGCCGAAGGGGATGGCGAAGGCCGACTATGAAGCGGCAGTCGACGCCGCGCTGCGCAGTGCCGGTGTCCAGACGATCGCGCTTGCCGGCTATATGCGGCTGCTGTCGAACGCGTTCGTCGCCCGCTGGCGCGACCACATCATCAACATCCATCCTTCGCTGCTGCCCAGATATAAGGGGCTCGACACCCATGCCCGCGCGATCGCGGCGGGAGACGCCGTGGCCGGCGCATCGGTGCATATCGTGACCGAGCAGCTCGATGGCGGTGCGGTGCTTGGCCGGTCCGAGGTGCCGATCCTGCCGGACGACACGCCGGAAACACTTGCCGCACGCGTGCTGAAAGAGGAACATCGCCTCTACCCCCGAATATTGGCGGAGTTCGTGAGGCGATGACAACCGACGCGGCGCTCGAAAAACTGCGCGCCATCTGCCTGGCGCTGCCCGAGACGCGCGAAAAGCTGTCGCACGGGATGCCCGCTTTCCATATCGAAAAGGGCAGGATGTTCGCCTATTTCTGGCACGACCATCACGGCGACGGCGTAACGTCGGTGATCGTCAAGACCAGCGGTGCCGAGGAGCAGGAAACGCTGATCGAGATCGACCCCGGTTGCTATTACAAGCCGCCCTATTTCGGCCCGTCGGACTGGGTCGGTATGCGGCTCGATTGCGGCGATGTCGACTGGGACCGCGTTTCCGACCGCGTCGCCATCAGTTGGGAACTGGTCGCGCCGCGGCGGCTGCTGGAGGCCGGCGGCCGGTGAGCGACGAGACGCCGC is a window encoding:
- the purM gene encoding phosphoribosylformylglycinamidine cyclo-ligase → MSEEYGQERPYSYAGAGVSIEAGNALVRAIGPLARATRRPGADADLGGFGGVFDPRAAGFTDPLLVAANDGVGTKLKLAIQHDAHDGIGIDLVAMCANDLIVQGAEPLFFLDYYASGKLDNTVAERVVASIAEGCKQAGCALIGGETAEMPGMYADGDYDLAGFCVGAVERDALLDGSRAAPGDVILGLASSGVHSNGYSLVRKLAVDKGWQLDRPAPFDHDRLLIDALMAPTRIYVKSLLPLLRENRIHALAHITGGGLLENIPRVLPDGCHATVDADGWTQPPLMAFLQAEGAIEPEELARTFNCGVGMAVVVAADDAETVADALRATGETVFPIGSIGSGDKGCTVRGSAGTWNADADWSATHHG
- the purN gene encoding phosphoribosylglycinamide formyltransferase, with protein sequence MAKHRVGILLSGRGSNMAALVEASRAGDCPYEVVLVASDKPEAPGLAWARENGVATFAQSPKGMAKADYEAAVDAALRSAGVQTIALAGYMRLLSNAFVARWRDHIINIHPSLLPRYKGLDTHARAIAAGDAVAGASVHIVTEQLDGGAVLGRSEVPILPDDTPETLAARVLKEEHRLYPRILAEFVRR
- a CDS encoding MmcQ/YjbR family DNA-binding protein gives rise to the protein MTTDAALEKLRAICLALPETREKLSHGMPAFHIEKGRMFAYFWHDHHGDGVTSVIVKTSGAEEQETLIEIDPGCYYKPPYFGPSDWVGMRLDCGDVDWDRVSDRVAISWELVAPRRLLEAGGR